The DNA segment GGTAACGCATATGACTTTTGGCGCCAGTGTCGTCGTGATGGGGTGCATAAAAAAGTCTATCTCTTTAAAGGGGCGAGCCAGTCAAACGGTAAGATCATCAGCAAAACACTGCCTGATAATACCGACCGACCGAATCGTCGTGCAGAGGCCCGCGGGGATGTGCCTCTTTATCTCTTACAAACGAATGCCCTCAAAGATCGAATCAATAACGCGCTATCGCGTGAAACGGTAGGGGCTAATTACATACATTTTCCTGAGTGGCTGGGTGAATGGTTCTATGACGAGCTGACCTATGAGGAGCGAAGTCCAGACGGAAAATGGACGAAACCGGGCAAGGGGGCTAATGAAGCCTTCGACCTCATGGTGTATGCCCATGCATTGGTTATGTTGCGCGGGTACGAAAGGATAAATTGGGAAAAACCACCTCCTTGGGCGCGATCACTTGATGAATCCACACCTGTATTATCGCCTCGCCCCGCTCAGACTAAAACATCCGAAGTATCAACTCATAAGACAACACAATCACAGACTCAGCATGAGGCTACGGCCTCGGCGTGGGCGCCATCGACGACAGGAGGCTGGTTATGAATCAGACCGATATTGAAGACATGATCCAGTGTTATCTGGAAGCCGAGAAAACATTACTACAGGGGAAGTCGATCACCTTTAATGGACAGTCGATGACGATGGAGAACCTCGGCGAAATTCAGAAAGGCCGAATGTCTTGGGAGCGTCGTCTTGTGCAGTATCAAGCCAGCCAACGGGGACGGTCATCACATAAACTGGCGAGGTTTGTATGAGCCTATTAGATGAAGCCATTGGTTTAGTATCACCGGGCTGGAAAGCGGCACGTCTTAAATCTCGGGCGATGATCCGGGCGTATGAAGCCGTTACTCCGACAAGAACGCACCGTGCTAAACGTGAAAACCGCAATGCCAATCAGCTGACCCAATCAGGGGGGCGCTCGTTACGTGAGCAGGCTCGATGGCTCGATTGTAACCATGACTTGGTGATTGGTCTGTTGGATAAACTGGAGGAACGTATTGTTGGTGCCCGCGGAATCATTGTAGATCCTCAACCCATTTTAAAAACGGGTTTGGTTGCCGATGAGTTAGCGAAAGACATTCGTGCGGCTTGGGCGGAGTGGTCTGTTGCGCCGGATGTTACAGGGCAGTTTACGCGCCCCGTGCTAGAGCGGTTGATGGCACGCACGTGGTTACGTGATGGTGAGGTGTTTGGGCAAATGGTGAGCGGGGCGGCAGCAGGACTAAATCCTACGGGCAACGTTCCCTTTTGGATCGAAGCACTAGAGCCTGATTTTATCCCGCTTGAGCTAAATGACGAGGGTAAGGGGATTTGTCAGGGTGTTGCGCTCAATGAGTGGGGGCGTCCGACAAAATACGTTGTGTATAAAACATTAACTCGTTTGGGCAGCGCGCAGGGAAACACGAAAGAAATCGCCGCAGACAGCATGGTTCATCTGAAGTTTATGCGTCGGTTGCACCAAATTCGTGGCAATAGTTTGCTCGCTGGGGTGCTGATGCGTCTAAGTGCACTCAAAGAGTATGAGGATGCTGAACTGACTGCAGCGCGTATTGCGGCGGCTTTGGGCATGTTTGTTAAGAAAGGCGATCCCCAAACCTACGGTGATAACGAAGGTTCAGGATCATCAGATGGTCCTCGAGAATTAGATATCCAGCCGGGCATGCTTTTTGATGGGCTACAGCCCGGCGAAGATATTGGCATGATTAAATCCGACCGGCCGAATCCCAACCTAGAAACTTTCCGTAATGGCCAACTGCGAGCGGTTGCAGCCGGTAGCCGTGGAAGCTTTTCCAGTATTGCCCGTAACTACAACGGGACTTACAGCTCACAGCGCCAAGAGCTGGTGGAATCGTTTGAGGGCTACAGCATTTTGCAAGATGCATTTATCGCGGCGGTGAGTCGCCCGATTTACCGCAATTGGCTTCAAATGGCGATCACATCAGGTGTGATTAATGTCCCCCTCGATGTGGATAGGGAGACTCTTTTCAATGCGGTATACAGCGGGCCGGTGATGCCGTGGATTGATCCGTTGAAAGAGGCTAATTCGTGGCGGGTGCTTTTACGTGGCGGTGCAGCCACGGAGGGCGATTGGGTTCGGGCTCGGGGGGCAAATCCGGGCGATGTTAAACGCCGCCGCAAGGCCGAAATTGATGAAAACGCCACCTTAGGACTGAAATTTGACACAGACCCGGCGAACGATAAAGGGGAAGGCAGTGAGCAAAAAACAAAAAAATAGTGTGTTTATGACTCCGCGAGCGGCTGCGAACGGGGAGAAAAACTGGTTTCGAATGAAAGCCAGTGGAGAACGGTCTGCTGATATTTATATCTTTGATGAGATCGGTTATTGGGGAGTGAGTGCGCGGCAGTTTGCTAGCACATTGAAAGCGCTGGGCGAGTTAGACCATATCAACTTACATATTCACTCGCCGGGTGGAGATGTGTTTGATGGCATTGCCATTTACAACTTACTTAACAGCCACCCTGCGAGCAAAACGGTCTATATCGATGGGCTGGCCGCATCGATGGCTTCAGTTATTGCGATGGTCGGCAACCCTATCATCATGCCTGAAAATGCGATGATGATGATCCACAAGCCGTGGGGCATTACGGGGGGCGATGCGGATGATATGCGTGATTACGCCGATCTCCTTGATAAGGTCGAAACGGTGCTTATCCCCGCATATGCCAAGAAAACCGGCAAGACTACTGACGAATTAGCCGACATGCTGAGCGCTGAAACATGGCTTTCTGGACGAGAGTGTGTGGAGCATGGTTTTGCTGATCAACTGACAACATCTGTGCAGGCAATGGCTTGCATTCATTCAAAACGTATTGAGGATTTTGATTCCATGCCTAATTCATTAAAGAATATGATTATTGCGCCAAAGGCCCAAGCCCCCGTATCAACACCACAGGCAGCTCCGACTGCTGCGCCAGCCACGGTTGATGAGAACGCTATCCGCGCTCAGGCGCGAGAAGAACAAAAACAGCGCATTAATGGTATTAAAGACCTGTTTGCGATGTTTGGCGGTAAGCATCAAACCCTGCAGGCATCCTGTATTGAGGATATCGAATGTTCTGTCGAGCAAGCGAAAGATAAACTGCTTGCTGAATTGGGCAAAGATGCGACGCCATCAAATAAGAACACGCCTCATAACCTTATTCATGCGAGTAACGGTAATTTCACCGGTGACGGTATTCGTCAGGCGATTATGGCGCGTGCAGGCTATGAAGAACGTCAGAATGATAACGTCTACAACGGTATGACATTGCGTGAATATGCACGTATGTCACTGACTGAGCGCGGTATTGGCGTGTCCTCGTTGAATCCTGTTCAAATGGTGGGGCTGGCGCTAACCCACAGTACATCGGATTTTGGCAATATCCTGCTCGATGTCGCGAATAAGTCGATCTTGCAAGGGTGGGAAGAGGCGGAGGAAACCTTCGAGCTCTGGACTAAAAAAGGGCAGTTGTCGGACTTTAAAACCGCTCATCGTGTCGGTTTAGGGGGCTTCCCTTCCCTGCGTAAGGTTCGAGAGGGGGCAGAGTATAAATACATCACAACCAAAGATCGTGGTGAGTCAATTGCCTTGGCAACCTACGGTGAAATTTTCTCAATTACGCGTCAGGCACTGATTAACGATGATCTAAACCAGTTAACTGATGTCCCGATGAAAATGGGCCGAGCAGCGAAGGCGACCATTGGCGATCTGGTTTATGAAATTCTTACGGCGAACGCCGTGCTGTCTGATGGTAAAAAACTCTTCAGTCCAGACCACAAGAACGTAAGCACTGGGGCGATTGATGTCGCTAATTTGGACAAAGCCCGCTTGTTGATGCGAACCCAAAAAGAAGGTGATCGAAGCCTTAATATCCGTCCAGCATTTATGCTGGTACCAACAGCGCTAGAAACACTCGCTAATCAGACGATTAAGTCTGTAAGCGTCAAAGGTGCCGATATCAACGCGGGGATCATCAACCCAATCCAGAACTTTGCAACCGTCATCAGTGAAGCCCGTCTGGATGATAAAGATGCAGCCGCATGGTATCTGGCGGCGGCTAAAGGGACGGATACGATTGAGGTTGCTTATCTTAATGGTGTGGATGTGCCCTATATCGATCAGCAAGAAGGCTTTAATACTGACGGGATTGCCACTAAGGTCCGTATTGATGCCGGTGTAGCTCCGTTAGATCATCGCGGTTTGGTGTATTCAAGCGGCAAATAACTTTCCACACATGTGATGTGAACAGCCCTAACGGGCTTTTTTTATACCTAAAATCCGGCCCCATTGGGGCCGTGGAGCAAAGAGTATGGCTACGAATTTTGTGCAAGATGGCAATGTGATCGAGGTTGTTAATGGTAACGCCGACCTAATTTCCAGCGGTGAACCTATCGTAATTGGCGATATTGTCGGTGTGGCAATTACTGATATTCCCGTGGGCGATGCAGGGGCCGCAATGGTAAGTGGTGTCTTTTTGCTACCAAAATTAGCGGCAGACGTGATCCCTATGGGGAAAAAAGTGGCGCTAAAAGATGGGAAAATTCAATTGGACGCTACTGATGCGGTGGCCGCAGGCATTGCATGGAAGGCTGCTGATAAAAATAGCGCCATGATTGAAGTGAAACTCAATGGCTAGTCCGTTTGTGCAGCTCACGGCAAAAATGGATCGTGTGACCGCTGAACGCTTTGGCAAAGCGGTCACCATCAATGGGCAGTCTTATACGGCCGTTGAGTCTCATCTATTGCCTGAAATGGGCCCTGTGCAGGGGGATGGTGTTTCATTAGTGGTTTTTTCATTGGCATATTCACCACGCCGCAACGACAACGTGGTGGTGGATGATGGGTCCTATATCGTCACCCGTCATCAGCTCTTTAATGGAAAACCTCAGATTTGGCTGGAGTAGCGTTATGTCAGTTAAAGGGCTTGAACAGGCGATCCTAAATCTGAATAGCTTGAGTCGGATAATGGTGCCCACGGCAACGGCGCAGGCCGTCAATCGTGTGGCCGCGCGAGCCATTAGTCACAGCACGCGTAAGGTAGCAAAAGAAGCGCGAGTGGATGACAACCGGCGAAAGGGGCTCCCTGTCAAATTGGTCAGGCAGCGAGCTCGATTAAGGAAGGCCAAACCGGATCGTCCAATTGCGTCGATCAAAATAAATCGAGGCAACCTTCCGGCGATCAAATTAGGCGCGGCGCGTGTGCGTCTCTCTCGTCGCAGAGAGGCCAAACACGGTAAGGGCAGCGTACTTAAAGTGGGGCCCTACACCTTTCGCAATGCTTTTATTCAGCAACTAGCTAATGGCCGCTGGCAAGTGATGCGCCGTGTTGGGCGTGCCCGTTATCCCATTGATGTGGTGAAGGTCCCCCTGTCTGGGCCGTTGACCGAAGCATTTATGGCATCGTCGTCACAACTTATCGATAGCGACATGCCAAAAGAGTTGGCCTCGGCGCTGAAAAATCAACTGAGACTACATATCAAACGATGAGCAAACATACCCAGATCCGTCAGGCCGTAACGTCACAGCTTCAACGTGAAATTACTGAGCCAGTGACATGGTTTGATGGGCGCCCTGCCTTTCTTGATGAGCAAGATCTTCCCGCTGTTGCCGTTTATCTCTCTGATGCGGAATACACCGGAGACACCTTGGATGAGGATAGTTGGCAAGCAGCGTTACATGTTGAGGTGTTTCTTAAATCGGCCCAGCCAGACAGTGCGCTAGATAGCTGGATGGAGTCGCACATTTATCCCGCACTGTCCAATATCCCAACGCTCGATACCCTGATCGAGACGATGACCCCCCAAGGTTATGACTACCAACGTGATGAGGAGATGGCGACGTGGGGCTCGGTTGATCTGACTTATCTTCTCACTTATTCAATGTAAGGATGTTATATGACAACACCTAACCCACTGGCACCGGTAAAAGGTGCGGGTACCACGCTATGGCTCTATACCGGCAAGGGTGACCCTTATGGAAACCCGTTAAGCGATGCTGATTGGTCGCGTTTGGCGAAAATTAAAGATCTTCAACCCGGCGAAATGACCGCCGAATCCTATGATGATACCTATCTCGATGATGAAAACGCCGATTGGAGCAGCACGGCGCAAGGAGAGAAATCTGCTGGGGATACCAGTTTTACCCTCGCGTGGAAACCCGGAGAGAGTGGCCAACAAGGGTTGGTTGAATGGTTTACTGAAGGGGATGTTCGTGGCTATAAAATCAAATATCCCAACGGTGCGGTTGATGTGTTCCGTGGTTGGATTAGTAGCCTAGGCAAAGCGATCCCAGCGAAAGAAGTCATTACCCGCACGGTAAAAGTTACCAACTCAGGCAAGCCGTCACTGGCTGAAGATTTACGCACACCGGCAGTCCCTGTCACTGGGGTAACCGTCACCCCTGCGACCGGCAATATTGCGGTTGGCGCCTCTGAAAGTGTCACGTTCGCGATTCAGCCAGACAATGCCACGGATAACACTTTGCGGGTTGCATCATCAGATCTAAAAACGGCGACCGTCGTGGTAAAGGATAAGGTTGCTACGGTCACGGGTGTTAAGGCGGGAAAAGTCGAAATTATCGGCATGACGAATGATGGCCAACATGTGGCCATAGCAACGTTTACCGTGGCGTAACTTCGCTCTATTTCATTTCAATGGCCCCTGACTGGGGCCTTTTTTATAGGTATTTGTCATGTTTTTGAAAAAAGAAACGTTTAAGTACAACGGCCAGTCTGTCGTATTGCACCAAATCTCGGCATTACAGCGCGTGGAGTATTTTGATTATTTAGCCTCGAAAGAAGCCATTAGCGATGAGGGAAGCGAAAGTTTACGTCATACAGCGCAGCTTGTGCGTCTTAATGTGGATGTAAATGCATGGCTGATTTCTCGCTCGTTATCCCATGAAACACCAGAGTGCGATGAAAATGAGCTTCACCAAACTATCCAAAAAACATGGCCTAGCGAAGCAATTAACGAAGCGGTGGAAATAGTGCTAGCGCTTAGCGGCATGCATCCCAAGTCAGCAGACGAGGCTGCTCCCTCGCCTGATACCGTTGAGCCGGTAGAGGAAAAGCCGCTGGCAAAATAGCGGCCCGCGAGCGGGCATTTGCACAGCGTCTGGCTCATGAGTTTCGGCGCCCAGACTGGCGCCGTATGCTCAGTGAAATGAGCGCCACCGAGTTCTCAGATTGGGCAAATTATTTTGCGCTAACTCCGTTTAGTGACCAGTTACTGGATGCGGAGTTTGCCACGATGAAAGAGATGCTTGTGACCGTGTTCGCGAGTGGGGGCGAAATACGCGCTGAAGATTTTAGCCTGCTTTCCCAGCCAGAACGTGAAGAGGTTAAAACGGATGATGAACTTATGCTGATCGGTGAAGGTGCCTACGGGGGAGTTCGATATGTCCCAACAAATTAGCGACTTAGTTATTAATCTCGATGTAGATACTGCCACGTTTAAAGAGCAAATGGCGCGTATTCGTGGGCAACTATCAGGCATGGGGAAAGATGCAGATGGTTCATCGGATCGAATGCGTAAGCTGGTGGAGAGTCAAACCAACGCAATCAAAGGGATGGGGGATACCAATGCTCGGGTAATGAGCGAGGTTAAATCTCAGCAGTCTTCTACGGCCGATACGCTCAAAAAGGATTGGGAAAAAGCATCTAAAGCGGTCGATGAAACTCACCGACGTGTCGCGGAGTTGAACCTAAAATTACAGGAGAGTCAGTCTCAGAGCTCGGCATTAGGTCGCGATCAGGATGCGCTGACGGCCTCATTTTTTCGACAAATTGATGGTACCAAGCAGCTGAGTAACGGGATGCAATCGCTTGGGCGCATTCAGGAACAGATCCGTGCCGCGCGGAAAAATGGCAACATTACCCAGCAAGACTATCTCACTCTTATATCGCATTCTTCCGCACGTATTAAAGAAACGGCACTGGCGGAGGCGGAGGCTGGTAAGCAAAAAGCGCGATTTCTACAGCAGCTAAAATCTCAGGTTGTCGCACAGAAACTTTCTGGTACTGAGCTTTTGCGTTTCAAAGCGGCTCAAGTCGGGGCTGGTGATGCGGCAGAACTGTATATCCGCAAATTAGAGACAGCTAAAACAGCAACCCGCAACCTTGGCATACAAAGTGCGGCAGCGCGTCGTGAACTGGGTGTTTTGGTGGGGGAACTGGCTCGAGGTAACTTTGGGGCCTTGCGAGGGTCGGGCATTACCTTGGCGAACCGTGCTGGATGGATAGAACAATTGATGAGCCTACGCGGATTAGGCTTAGCCGCCGTTGTGGGAGGGATTGCAACAGCGGTCTATGTGCTGGGAAAAGCATGGTACCAAGGTTCAGAAGAAGCCGTGGCCTTTAATCGGCAACTGATTCTAACGGGTAATTATGCGAGTAAAACATCGGCTGAACTACAGTCTATGGCGAAATCACTGTCGGGCGGCGGTATCACTCAGGGCGCCATGTCGAGTGCGTTAGCCTCAGTGGTGGGCAGCGGTAGTTTTTCTGGCAATGCCGTTACGATGATTGCAGATACTGCCGCTAAGATGCAGGCCAGCGTAGGCCAGTCCGTGGATGAGACAATCAGGCAGTTTAAACGCTTGCAGGATGATCCCGTGCAGTCGGTTTTGGAACTGGATAAAACGCTGCACTTTCTAACGGCAACCCAACTCGAGCAGATCACTACACTGGCAGAGCAGGGACGTACAACGGATGCTGCTCGGATAGCGATGGACACCTACGCTAATGCTATGCGTGCTCGAAGTGCCGATATTAAAAATAATCTCGGAGACTTGGAGAACGCGTGGAAATGGTTAGGCAATGCTGCATCCGGCGCGTGGGATCAGATGCTGAATGTCGGGCGTGAGAGCACACTAAAAGACAAGGTAGAGTCTACCCGCCAACAGCTCGAGCGAGCTCAAAAGGATCTAGATAGTCTGCAACGTGGGGGGGCGGCGGACTCCACGGGATATGGCTATGGGCGTAAAAATGACTCTCTGATCTCGCAGCAAGAGACTCAGCGGGTCAGTAGCCAAAAGGCGCTGGTTACCCGCCTGCAAAAAGAACTGGGTGAACTGAGTGAGAAATCCTATCAGGATTCAGTGACTGCAGCGCGAGCAGCCGCTGAGCAAAAAGAGCAGGAGCGACAAAAGCGCCAATTTCAAAGTGACCAGGATCTCAAGCGGCAGTATGAAACCTCGGAGGAAAAACATCAGCGTGAGATTTTGCGGATCAAGAATTCCTACGCATCACAGTCTGCAAAAGATGAGGCGGTTAAGCGTGAAAATGCGCGCTTTGCCAAAGAGCAGGCGAGCAAAGTGCGTAAAGGACCCCAGTATAAAGCGCCGGTGGGTGATAAGGCAGAGGAATCAAGCCAAGCTGATTTACAAGCGCTGCAGGCGCAGCTGGTGGTTCTGCAACAACACAAGGCGGTGACAGATGTTATCAGCCAGCAGCGCAAAGACTTATGGAAATCGCAGGCGCAATTCGCGGTATTAGAGGCCGCTGCGACTAAGCGCCAACTCACCACGCAGGAACAATCGTTATTAGCCAGCAAGTCGAGTGTATTGGCATATAAAGCCCGCGTTGCCGCGGTAGGTGACGAGGTTGTTTTACAGGAGCGATTAAATCGCCTCAATGATCAGGCCGATAAGTATCTTCTTCAGCAGCAAACTAAGCGGGACGCATTGCTGGCTAGCCAAACAAAGTCCAGCCGAGAGGTGCAGCGAGGACTCGAGCGCTCTCAACTGCTTTCAGGTCAGAAAGATAATCCTCGTCTCAATGAAATGCTAGATGCTCAGCGAAAAACGTGGGAGCAAGAGGACCAGTTGCGATCGAATTGGCAGGCCGGAGGGCAAAAAGCGTGGGCGGATTATGCAGATGCAGCAACAGATGCTTATAGCGTGATGAAAGATGCCGGAGGGCAAGCACTGACCGGTTTAAGTTCTCAACTCACCACCTTTTTGACGACGGGTAAAGCAGACTTCAAATCCTTTACCAGTTCCATTCTCAGTATGTTGACTGAAATTCTCGTAAAAATGGCTCTAGTAAATGGCGTTAAATCCTTGGCTGGTGCGATGGGATGGGGCGGCATTGAGGCCAATGCAAAAGGCGGGGTGTATTCCTCCGCAAGTTTGAGCGCATACAGTGGTTCGGTTGTCGATAAGCCGACGTTTTTTGCATTCGCTAAAGGGGGCGGTGTCATGGGAGAAGCTGGCCCTGAGGCTATTTTACCTTTACGCCGTGGCGCCAATGGAAAACTAGGTGTGGTTGCGGGAAGTGGCGGCGGCGGAAGCCCCGTTTTCCATAATACCGTTATTTTACAAAATGACGGATCAGCCACATCTAAGTCATCTGGTGGCAATGAAGCTGTGAGCAAAACCATGATGAAAATGCTCGATCAGTTTTGTCAGGACAATATTAGTAAATCCCTTCGTCCGGGAGGACAGCTTTTTAACGCGATGAAAGGTCGTTAATCAGCGTATTCATTGAGGAACGCTCATGGCAATTGAAACTTTTATGTGGCCTACACAGGTCGCAGGACAGCCCACGACGGAGTACGCCAGAACAATACGCGAGGTGCAATTTGGTGATGGATATAAGCAGGTATCTGAAAGTGGCATTAACTCAGAGCGGATAAAGTTTTCTTATTCTTTTCGTGGCTCTCTGAGCGTGGCCATTGCGATCCGTGATTTTTGTCGTCGTCACTGTACTAAGGCATTTATTTGGACGCCTCCGCATGGTGATAAAGGGTTGTACATTATCAGCGCAGATTCAATCCGATTAATTCCTAACGGCAAAACGCAAGCAACAGTCTCGGCGACTTTTGAGCAAACCTTTTCAGCTGTGGAGGTCTAATGTCACTAAATAGTGATTATCAAAAATTAGAGCCGGGAAACGAGATTCGACTATTTGAGGTTGACGGTACGGTATTTGGCGTGGGAGAGGTATTGCGTTTTCATGCCTACAACCTCCCTCATACGCCTGATGAAATTACCGCGGCTGGCAAAGATGAATCCAAGCTACCTGCAAAGTCGATCTGGTGGCAGGGTAATGAATATAGTGCGTGGCCATGCATGATTGAAGGGATTGAAACATCGACTAGTGGAAGCTCAGCGCAGCCTACGTTGACTATTGCGAACCTTGACGGATCTATAACTGCGCTTTGTCTACATTACGACGACATGCTGCAGGCTAAAGTAATTATTCACGACACGCTAGCCCAATACCTTGATGCTCGTAATTTTTCCGGCAGTCACCCGACTGCTGACCCGCTTCAAGAGAAATTGCAGGTTTACTACATTGATAGCAAGAGCGCTGAAACGAAGGTTCAGGTTGAATTTACGCTAAGTAGCCCGATGGATTTGCAGGGGGTAATGATCCCGACCCGCCAACTCCATTCGCTCTGTACATGGTGTATTCGAGGCCATTATCGCTCTGGTAATGGCTGTGATTACGCGGGAACTCGGTATTTTGATATTCACAATAATCCTGTTGATGATCCCTCTTTGGATGTTTGTAACGGTACGCTACGGGCATGCAAATTGAGGTATGGAGAAAATGAAGAGCTATCACATGGTGGTTTTGTAGGAACCTCGCTGATCAGGAGCTAACATGCGGCAGAAAACAATCGACGCAATCATGCAACATGCTGCAGCAGAATACCCGAAAGAGTGTTGTGGTCTGGTGGCACAAAAAAGCCGAGTTGAGAAATACATACCCTGCAGGAACATGGCGATCGAGGCCACAGAGCATTTTCATCTTAATACCGAGGATTACGCAGCCGCAGAAGATTGGGGGGTAGTTATCGCCGTCGTACATAGTCATCCTGATGCAACTCCCCAGCCTAGCGAGCTGGATAAGGCGCAGTGTGATGCGACCGCGCTTCCGTGGCATATTGTGAGTTGGCCAGAGGGAGATTTACGGACAATACAACCTCGCGGGGAGCTTCCCCTTATTGAACGACCATTTGTGTTGGGGCATACGGATTGTTGGGGGTTGGTCATGAGCTATTTTCGCCAGCAGCACAGTATTGAACTAACCGATTACCGCGTTGATTATCCGTGGTGGGAAGATAATCACAGCGATAATTTTTATCACGACTGCTGGTATGAGTGTGGTTTTCGTGAGTTTAGCGGCCCCCCTCAGCCGGGCGACATGGTGATCATGCAGATACGGTCGAAGAAGTGGAACCATGCAGGCATTTTGCTCGAAGGGAATATGTTACTGCATCATCTCTACGGGCATTTAAGTCAGCGAGTACCTTACGGTGGATACTGGATGGAAAGAACAATGAAGATAGTGCGTCATATTAGTTTGATGTGAGGCAATATTTACTCACTATTTTTTTATATATAGCCCATTTAACATGACGGCCGTTTTATTGTTTGTTAACATTTTTCCGCTTAAAACTTACTAATAAATGGAACAACAATGAATAAATTTTCTGTGGCAATGATGACCGTGGCTGTCATTTTATTATCTGGATGTGCTACTAAAAAAGATATGATTCCAATGGGTGGAAGTAAGGCTGATGGCACTGTGCGTATGGGATATACAGTTGGATCTTTTGAAAATCCGATTATTGATGCTAATCAAGCAAAGAATCTCGCAGCGCAAAAATGTAAAACATGGGGATATGATGGTGCCGAAGCATTCGGTGGGCAGGTAAGTCAATGTGCGCAGATGGGGGCATATGGATGTAATCTTGCAAATGTTTCTGTTGAGTATCAATGCACTGGCGGGCAAGCAGCAAAAAATTGAAATTAAGACCCGCTACGGCGGGTTTTTATTGTCAGCTTTAAACCACCTCCTCGGGAGGTGGTGATTGTCCCTGTGAGGCTATAGCCTGAAGGAAGCCCATGCCAGAAAATTCCAGCTTACTCACCACAAGTAAGAAGGAAATCACTGACATGAGCAGTTATAGAAGTTCAGCACATGTATTCTGGCGTTGCAAATATCACTTGGTGTGGACGCCAAAGTATCGCTACAAGGTTTTAGCAGGGGCGGTAGGTAAAGAGCTTTATCGCTCAGTTTATATACTTTGCAATATGAAAGATTGTGAGGTACTTGAACTGAATGTTCAGCCAGACCATGTTCATCTTGTCGTGATGATCCCACCGAAACTCTCGATCTCAACGCTGATGGGCGTCCTGAAAGGGCGCACAGCTATTCGTCTCTACAACAAGTTTCCGCATATACGAAAGAAGCTGTGGGGTAATC comes from the Hafnia alvei genome and includes:
- a CDS encoding phage portal protein; amino-acid sequence: MSLLDEAIGLVSPGWKAARLKSRAMIRAYEAVTPTRTHRAKRENRNANQLTQSGGRSLREQARWLDCNHDLVIGLLDKLEERIVGARGIIVDPQPILKTGLVADELAKDIRAAWAEWSVAPDVTGQFTRPVLERLMARTWLRDGEVFGQMVSGAAAGLNPTGNVPFWIEALEPDFIPLELNDEGKGICQGVALNEWGRPTKYVVYKTLTRLGSAQGNTKEIAADSMVHLKFMRRLHQIRGNSLLAGVLMRLSALKEYEDAELTAARIAAALGMFVKKGDPQTYGDNEGSGSSDGPRELDIQPGMLFDGLQPGEDIGMIKSDRPNPNLETFRNGQLRAVAAGSRGSFSSIARNYNGTYSSQRQELVESFEGYSILQDAFIAAVSRPIYRNWLQMAITSGVINVPLDVDRETLFNAVYSGPVMPWIDPLKEANSWRVLLRGGAATEGDWVRARGANPGDVKRRRKAEIDENATLGLKFDTDPANDKGEGSEQKTKK
- a CDS encoding ClpP-like prohead protease/major capsid protein fusion protein, with amino-acid sequence MTPRAAANGEKNWFRMKASGERSADIYIFDEIGYWGVSARQFASTLKALGELDHINLHIHSPGGDVFDGIAIYNLLNSHPASKTVYIDGLAASMASVIAMVGNPIIMPENAMMMIHKPWGITGGDADDMRDYADLLDKVETVLIPAYAKKTGKTTDELADMLSAETWLSGRECVEHGFADQLTTSVQAMACIHSKRIEDFDSMPNSLKNMIIAPKAQAPVSTPQAAPTAAPATVDENAIRAQAREEQKQRINGIKDLFAMFGGKHQTLQASCIEDIECSVEQAKDKLLAELGKDATPSNKNTPHNLIHASNGNFTGDGIRQAIMARAGYEERQNDNVYNGMTLREYARMSLTERGIGVSSLNPVQMVGLALTHSTSDFGNILLDVANKSILQGWEEAEETFELWTKKGQLSDFKTAHRVGLGGFPSLRKVREGAEYKYITTKDRGESIALATYGEIFSITRQALINDDLNQLTDVPMKMGRAAKATIGDLVYEILTANAVLSDGKKLFSPDHKNVSTGAIDVANLDKARLLMRTQKEGDRSLNIRPAFMLVPTALETLANQTIKSVSVKGADINAGIINPIQNFATVISEARLDDKDAAAWYLAAAKGTDTIEVAYLNGVDVPYIDQQEGFNTDGIATKVRIDAGVAPLDHRGLVYSSGK
- a CDS encoding DUF2190 family protein — its product is MATNFVQDGNVIEVVNGNADLISSGEPIVIGDIVGVAITDIPVGDAGAAMVSGVFLLPKLAADVIPMGKKVALKDGKIQLDATDAVAAGIAWKAADKNSAMIEVKLNG
- a CDS encoding phage tail protein translates to MSVKGLEQAILNLNSLSRIMVPTATAQAVNRVAARAISHSTRKVAKEARVDDNRRKGLPVKLVRQRARLRKAKPDRPIASIKINRGNLPAIKLGAARVRLSRRREAKHGKGSVLKVGPYTFRNAFIQQLANGRWQVMRRVGRARYPIDVVKVPLSGPLTEAFMASSSQLIDSDMPKELASALKNQLRLHIKR
- a CDS encoding phage minor tail U family protein, whose protein sequence is MSKHTQIRQAVTSQLQREITEPVTWFDGRPAFLDEQDLPAVAVYLSDAEYTGDTLDEDSWQAALHVEVFLKSAQPDSALDSWMESHIYPALSNIPTLDTLIETMTPQGYDYQRDEEMATWGSVDLTYLLTYSM
- a CDS encoding phage tail protein — its product is MTTPNPLAPVKGAGTTLWLYTGKGDPYGNPLSDADWSRLAKIKDLQPGEMTAESYDDTYLDDENADWSSTAQGEKSAGDTSFTLAWKPGESGQQGLVEWFTEGDVRGYKIKYPNGAVDVFRGWISSLGKAIPAKEVITRTVKVTNSGKPSLAEDLRTPAVPVTGVTVTPATGNIAVGASESVTFAIQPDNATDNTLRVASSDLKTATVVVKDKVATVTGVKAGKVEIIGMTNDGQHVAIATFTVA
- the gpG gene encoding phage tail assembly chaperone G is translated as MFLKKETFKYNGQSVVLHQISALQRVEYFDYLASKEAISDEGSESLRHTAQLVRLNVDVNAWLISRSLSHETPECDENELHQTIQKTWPSEAINEAVEIVLALSGMHPKSADEAAPSPDTVEPVEEKPLAK
- a CDS encoding phage tail assembly protein T; the protein is MLSEMSATEFSDWANYFALTPFSDQLLDAEFATMKEMLVTVFASGGEIRAEDFSLLSQPEREEVKTDDELMLIGEGAYGGVRYVPTN